From the genome of Pseudarthrobacter sp. NIBRBAC000502772:
CCGCGGAGCCAGGACTCGATGTAGCGGATGCCTACCTCGATGTTGTTCCGGATGCCCTGCTCGGTGATGGTGCCTTCGGTGGCGGCCACATTGATGAGTGCGCGGTCATCGGGGATGACGTCCTCGCGGGTGCGGTCCAGCTGGTTGGGGCGTTCGCCGAGGGTGGCATCGAACACTTCGCGGCAGACCGGAACGAGGTCCGGGTGGGCCACCCAGGAGCCGTCGAAGCCGTCGTTGGCCTCGCGGGTCTTGTCGGCACGCACCTTCTCGAACGCGTTGGTGTTGGCAGCCTCGTCCTTGCGGTTGGGGACGGCGGCGGCCATGCCGCCGATTGCCATGGCGCCCCGCTTGTGGCAGGCACGGACCAGCTGTTCGGTGTAGGCGCGCATGAACGGCTGCGTCATGGTCACCTGGGCGCGGTCCGGCAGGACGAACCGGGGGCCGCGGGTGCGGAAGTTCTTGATCAGGGAGAAGATGTAGTCCCAGCGGCCGGCGTTCAGGCCCGAGGCGTGATCCCGCAGTTCGTAGAGGATCTCCTCCATTTCGAACGCCGCGGTGATGGTCTCGATCAGCACGGTGGCGCGGATGGTGCCCTGCGGGATGCCCAGCAGGTCCTGGGCGAGGATGAAGATGTCATTCCACAGCCGTGCCTCGAGGTGGTTCTCGATCTTGGGCAGGTAGAAGTACGGTCCCTTGCCCTGGGCCAGGAGGCGCCGGGCGTTGTGGAAGAAGTACAGGCCGAAGTCCACGATGCCGCCGGCCACGGGGGCGCCGTCGATGATCATGTGCTTCTCGGGCAGGTGCCAGCCCCGGGGGCGTACCACGATGGTGGGCAGCTCGCCGGCCGGGCGGAGCTTGTATTCCTTGCCCTCGGGGGAGGTGAAATCGATCCGGCGTTCCAGCGCGTCGGTGAGGTTCAGCTGGCCCTTGATGACGTTCCGCCAGGTGGGCGTGGAGGAGTCCTCCATGTCAGCGAGCCACACCTTCGCGCCGGAGTTCAGCGCGTTGATGGTCATTTTCTTGTCCACCGGGCCGGTGATCTCCACCCTGCGGTCCTCCAGGCCCGGGGCCGGGGGAGCGACGCGCCACGACGGGTCGTTGCGGATGTCCTCGGTTTCGCGGAGGAACCTGGGGTCCTGACCGCCGGCGATGTCCGCCCGGCGGGTCCGGCGTGCCTGCAGCAGTTCCTGCCGGCGCTCGGCCGTTGCCCGGTGCAGCTTGGCGACAAACTCCAGTGCATCCGGAGTAAGAACCTCGTCCTGCCGGCAAATAGGCTGCGCGGCCAAAGTGATCCCGTTGATGGTGAAGCTGTCAGTGAAGGTGTTCATTTCAATCTCCTGGAGCTGTGCCCAAACTGGGTAGCAGTAAGTGTCGTTTTGAGCCTCCAAAACGACACTTAGTGCTACTTACTTGGGGAAAATTTAGTGGAACTGGCCTTCTTCGGTGGATCCCACCAGTGCCAGGGTTGATGCGTTCGGGTTGAGCGCAGTTGCGATGTCGTCGAAGTAGCCGGTGCCGACTTCGCGCTGGTGCTTGGTCGCGGTGTAGCCGCGGGACTCGGAGGCGAATTCCTTTTCCT
Proteins encoded in this window:
- the aceB gene encoding malate synthase A, translating into MNTFTDSFTINGITLAAQPICRQDEVLTPDALEFVAKLHRATAERRQELLQARRTRRADIAGGQDPRFLRETEDIRNDPSWRVAPPAPGLEDRRVEITGPVDKKMTINALNSGAKVWLADMEDSSTPTWRNVIKGQLNLTDALERRIDFTSPEGKEYKLRPAGELPTIVVRPRGWHLPEKHMIIDGAPVAGGIVDFGLYFFHNARRLLAQGKGPYFYLPKIENHLEARLWNDIFILAQDLLGIPQGTIRATVLIETITAAFEMEEILYELRDHASGLNAGRWDYIFSLIKNFRTRGPRFVLPDRAQVTMTQPFMRAYTEQLVRACHKRGAMAIGGMAAAVPNRKDEAANTNAFEKVRADKTREANDGFDGSWVAHPDLVPVCREVFDATLGERPNQLDRTREDVIPDDRALINVAATEGTITEQGIRNNIEVGIRYIESWLRGNGAVAIHNLMEDAATAEISRSQIWQWMYASAITDRGEIITHQWIEELLDEEFARLERFDGDRFEDSRDIFEEVTLSQDFPSFLTLPAYARYLTEAREKATKEELAAA